In Dyadobacter sp. CECT 9275, the following proteins share a genomic window:
- a CDS encoding tannase/feruloyl esterase family alpha/beta hydrolase — protein sequence MRKCYISFAFILFTGVALAQNVKPCKPCEELKNLQLPDVTILAAEANVGNTTVSTRKPFCRVLGRISKEINFEILLPDESNGRFLMSGGGGFVGSIQNQFRSKVEEGFTTAGTDTGHKGGGDAKWAFNNMERQLNFGRLAIHRTAVVSKAIMQYYYCGAPFKSYFAGCSRGGGQAMVEAQYYPEDFDGIVAGAPAFAWPAISAKFLQHSQYNYPDPKKLRPVITNDNLKLLQAEVLKQCDQLDGVADNILDNPGKCKFDFSKLAVCADNKPGSTCFTKEQLEAIKSVYNPLVLNGKQIYPGFPFGAEAEEDSWDTWITGSSPSMKNRPSQQYMFGTNIFKYLIFNDSTFDYTKYDFKNFDVETEYASSYLDATSTDYSEFKKRNGKIIFFHGWNDPALSANATVEHYDGILKSDKDAQSFARLFLLPGVLHCGGGLGCDKVDWIGLIIDWVEKSKAPDQVVATKVGGGKVVTKAILPYRKKQE from the coding sequence ATGAGAAAGTGTTACATCTCTTTTGCGTTCATTTTGTTTACTGGCGTTGCTTTGGCACAAAATGTAAAACCTTGTAAACCCTGCGAGGAATTAAAAAATCTTCAGCTTCCGGATGTGACGATTTTGGCCGCAGAAGCTAATGTCGGCAACACAACTGTCAGCACAAGGAAGCCATTCTGCCGCGTACTGGGCAGGATAAGCAAGGAAATCAATTTTGAGATATTACTTCCGGACGAAAGTAACGGTCGTTTCCTGATGTCTGGAGGTGGTGGGTTTGTGGGCAGCATTCAAAACCAGTTTCGCAGCAAAGTAGAAGAGGGGTTTACCACGGCTGGCACGGACACAGGCCACAAAGGTGGCGGTGACGCAAAATGGGCCTTCAACAATATGGAGAGACAGTTGAACTTTGGCAGACTGGCCATACATCGTACGGCGGTAGTATCTAAAGCCATTATGCAATATTATTATTGTGGCGCACCTTTCAAATCCTATTTTGCCGGTTGCTCCCGAGGCGGTGGACAGGCGATGGTCGAGGCACAGTATTACCCGGAAGATTTTGATGGGATCGTGGCCGGGGCACCTGCCTTTGCATGGCCAGCGATATCAGCTAAATTTTTGCAGCATAGTCAGTACAATTATCCGGATCCAAAAAAACTGAGGCCGGTCATTACCAACGATAACCTCAAACTTTTACAAGCGGAGGTACTCAAACAGTGTGATCAGCTCGACGGTGTCGCCGATAACATACTTGACAACCCCGGCAAATGTAAGTTCGATTTTTCTAAACTGGCTGTGTGTGCCGACAATAAACCAGGAAGCACATGTTTTACAAAAGAACAGCTCGAGGCAATCAAGTCGGTTTACAATCCACTGGTGCTTAACGGGAAGCAAATTTACCCGGGTTTTCCTTTTGGTGCAGAAGCTGAGGAGGATTCCTGGGATACCTGGATTACCGGCTCGAGCCCCTCGATGAAAAATAGGCCCAGCCAGCAATATATGTTTGGTACAAACATTTTCAAGTATCTCATTTTTAATGATTCAACTTTTGACTACACGAAGTACGATTTCAAAAATTTTGATGTGGAAACGGAATATGCTTCTTCTTATCTGGACGCCACGAGTACTGACTACAGTGAATTCAAAAAACGAAACGGCAAGATCATCTTCTTCCACGGATGGAATGACCCGGCACTTTCAGCAAACGCAACTGTAGAGCACTACGACGGGATACTAAAAAGCGACAAAGATGCGCAGTCTTTCGCAAGGCTGTTTCTGCTGCCTGGGGTCTTGCACTGCGGAGGCGGCTTAGGTTGTGACAAGGTAGATTGGATCGGCCTGATTATTGACTGGGTAGAAAAGTCCAAGGCGCCTGATCAGGTGGTTGCCACGAAGGTGGGTGGGGGGAAGGTTGTTACGAAGGCAATCTTGCCTTATCGCAAGAAGCAGGAATGA